Genomic segment of Ciona intestinalis unplaced genomic scaffold, KH HT000437.1, whole genome shotgun sequence:
TGCTTTTGTCCTCGTTCTTGTTCGGTTGTTGAACTAATTTTGGTATTTTCTCTTTCGCTATATTTTTCTGCGCATGTCGTTCATTAATTACAGATAGCAAACTTTCCAAACATATTTCGTCTAAATCTTACTTTCTTCTCGGCTCTTTCCGCTTTAGTTTTCGTCACCTTCATCTTATGGATTGAACGAAGGTGTTTGACCATGTCGTTTTTCTGGATGAAACCCTTCTCACATACCTGTAACAATACATATAAAATTCGATAATACGTTGCTTGCTGTTGGTCGTATATGTTGCTCTTAgataataaacacaaagtGATAACTTACGTAGCTGCACACAGTAAACCCATGATATTGtgcttgttattatttataagtGCTCACGTTTTCTTAAAGCGGTATGTGTTACAAATGAAGACAAATAATGCACCAGACCACCCAGCACAAAGTATTAAATTGAAATTGCTTTTCATAGtacgtggggtaagatgggataccgttcgCACCaaaattccatattttctaatcttattttgaacaaataaaaacgctcttttaaagtcgtgagaatagggttatataattcggtaaatatttttgtttacaaccgaATGAGACgattaaaaagaacaaaaacatgtcccatcttaccccaccgtactgtATATACCAACTTACTTTACAAACGTGGGGTCGGTCACCAGTATGCGTTCGCTCATGCCTTCTCGCATTTGTGGATGTTGGAAAACGTTTCGCACAGAATCTGCAAGCGTAAGGTCGCTCCCCTGAGTGACTTCGTTTATGTCGGCGCAGTTCATGGCGTGTGGAATAAGTCCTTTCACACGTTTCGCATTTGAACGCGTTCACCATTTTGCGAACCACGTTGCTGTGTTTtgcctttataaaaaaagctttaGGAGTAGTTTGCAGTTTGCACGCAGAGGAGTACATATGATAAACGTATATGAATTTACCTGATGATGCGCCGTGATGCCAGCTTtgtctttaaaaaacaactgcTGTCTGACGCATATTTTACAAGCATAGAGATAATAGGAAGGGTCGTTTTCGTTCCCCTCGGGACCGTCGGAAGCAATTGTCTTATTACTGCTTTCGTTTCCATCGACTCTAGGTTTGCCTGCGACTATGAGTATATGGTTATGGGCACTGCTTATGTTAAGCCTATTACGATTAATACTATGAGAAGACTTACCTTTCTTACTCTTGCTGTTGTTACTTTTGCCTAACTCGACATGAGATTTCGTCTTTCCTGTACCTTTAAAGGGTAATTATTTGTTACCCTTAAAAAatccatatttttaaataatgtattagTATATACCACCAGTGGATGCTTTCTGCTGTGCTATTATCTTGCTTAATATGTCGAGATCCTTCTTTCGTTTGTTTTTCACGAAGCGAGGATTAATATGAATTCGTTCATAATGGCGACGAAGACTTGAAGGAGCGAGGAAACACCATTTCGCACACATCACACCTATATGTAACAATCACATTGTCGAGCGTCTCGAATCATAGTGACACTGCTTATATTTACCTGTACGAGGCCAGGCCACTGCCCTTTCTCCGTATAGTATGTTGCTTGCATACCTGTAAAAGTCAAAGCAATATTAGGTGGAACGTGCTTGGTGATCACGAGCTCCAGGGTTGTTAGGCgccttttaaataattcatcGACGGCTTACCTTGAACTTAAAGTGGCCGTTTTCATCAAAACCTACACCAACCTCTGTGAAAAATGGGGAACACATTAAAACACTAAACGTCACCATTAGTGCGCTCGTTATGTGTAAAGTATACCAACCTTCTGGTATGCATATCCTTGGTGGGCACTCCATAGTTCCACTACATTCTTCTATTTTGTCCAGTCTTTCTGCCCGCACAGGCTTCGGTTTAGGCGTCTTAGTACTTTTCTGACAGGCTTCAAATACCTACGAACGATTGGCGAAGTTATATCACGAGCCGTCAAGTATTCTTTCAAATACATTGTTGCTCCAGAGACTAAATTGCGCCAATAGTGCACATAGTCATTTTAAGATAATAAAACGAATACAGGAGTACCAGGATTACCTCGCTTGATATTTCCCGGTTAATGTTCATTAGCTTTGATGGAATATCAAACATTGCATCTTGGTAGCGAGATGGTTTACGTTTTCTCCTCAATGGTTTACGATTTCCAATTGGAGTTGCCATGGCGAAGGTGCTGCAACCGGCTACTGGTTGTTCACGACTTACAGAACTCAACTCTTCTATAATCGGTGATACATTCCGATCAGTTTGTGTCATGCTTGAAATAACTAGCTTTGTACACATGGATCTACACATACCTGCATGTTCAGCGCTGTCTGTTCGTTTGTTTGTAGGCTTACTTGTGTCAGGCTGAGGCACTTCACTGTCCTGTAAtttgaaagataaaaaaaacactgtaaaAGGTTTAGTAGGAACGTTTCTGCGATAACTCACCTCATTATTTTCCATGTTGCTGGGTAACGAGTCTTGTGTATAAATGAACAGCTTTTAAGCAAGTTGAGCCACACGAGCTAGAAATGCTTAAATTATACTCCAagtcaaacaattaacaatctGTAACCCTTAAAGTACAACTTTATTCCAGCTAACTACACATATAACATTGTAATGTAAGTAGGCTGTAGTGTAAATTGATAActaattgccgttcaattgcCTTAAATAGTTCGGGCACATTTCCTTTGTGGTGCTTTGCTAAAATGTACATAGTAAGCAgcacaagtaaaaaaaaatggggAAATCAATAGGAAGTGGTACAGAAAACTACGACGCCCTTTCAATATAGAACTGGTTTACGCATGAGCGATCGCACATTCTGTGCCGAAAAGCATGAACAGAGCTGCCTCTAATTCCTACTGTAAAGAGTCTAGTAAAAGGTGCGCCAAGCCTGGAGACTAACAAAGAAATCGATT
This window contains:
- the LOC100181211 gene encoding zinc finger protein 271: MKTATLSSRYASNILYGERAVAWPRTGVMCAKWCFLAPSSLRRHYERIHINPRFVKNKRKKDLDILSKIIAQQKASTGGTGKTKSHVELGKSNNSKSKKVAGKPRVDGNESSNKTIASDGPEGNENDPSYYLYACKICVRQQLFFKDKAGITAHHQAKHSNVVRKMVNAFKCETCERTYSTRHELRRHKRSHSGERPYACRFCAKRFPTSTNARRHERTHTGDRPHVCKVCEKGFIQKNDMVKHLRSIHKMKVTKTKAERAEKKKNIAKEKIPKLVQQPNKNEDKSNRFEENIDFAAYLNLDRFEKGSLMGGKSTEQKLYKQRNGNDRCTVEESDNQEHVQKPSSSDAASVVASEDTKEEPLRQFKCSDCVKSFSSDVNLRRHYRLKHVRKKIVRSTVPVSMVVKKYKIQDELKETLDKAAVQTNKPAPVVGIVFKETNLATNEEPAHVITEEKESDLKDAVPSTEAAVVETDTNIKHTEENPPAEQAALCTLPKPKRVKSGSKLNSILERLSHRQEQQK